From the Homo sapiens chromosome 1, GRCh38.p14 Primary Assembly genome, one window contains:
- the ADAM30 gene encoding disintegrin and metalloproteinase domain-containing protein 30 preproprotein: MRSVQIFLSQCRLLLLLVPTMLLKSLGEDVIFHPEGEFDSYEVTIPEKLSFRGEVQGVVSPVSYLLQLKGKKHVLHLWPKRLLLPRHLRVFSFTEHGELLEDHPYIPKDCNYMGSVKESLDSKATISTCMGGLRGVFNIDAKHYQIEPLKASPSFEHVVYLLKKEQFGNQVCGLSDDEIEWQMAPYENKARLRDFPGSYKHPKYLELILLFDQSRYRFVNNNLSQVIHDAILLTGIMDTYFQDVRMRIHLKALEVWTDFNKIRVGYPELAEVLGRFVIYKKSVLNARLSSDWAHLYLQRKYNDALAWSFGKVCSLEYAGSVSTLLDTNILAPATWSAHELGHAVGMSHDEQYCQCRGRLNCIMGSGRTGFSNCSYISFFKHISSGATCLNNIPGLGYVLKRCGNKIVEDNEECDCGSTEECQKDRCCQSNCKLQPGANCSIGLCCHDCRFRPSGYVCRQEGNECDLAEYCDGNSSSCPNDVYKQDGTPCKYEGRCFRKGCRSRYMQCQSIFGPDAMEAPSECYDAVNLIGDQFGNCEITGIRNFKKCESANSICGRLQCINVETIPDLPEHTTIISTHLQAENLMCWGTGYHLSMKPMGIPDLGMINDGTSCGEGRVCFKKNCVNSSVLQFDCLPEKCNTRGVCNNRKNCHCMYGWAPPFCEEVGYGGSIDSGPPGLLRGAIPSSIWVVSIIMFRLILLILSVVFVFFRQVIGNHLKPKQEKMPLSKAKTEQEESKTKTVQEESKTKTGQEESEAKTGQEESKAKTGQEESKANIESKRPKAKSVKKQKK; the protein is encoded by the coding sequence ATGAGGTCAGTGCAGATCTTCCTCTCCCAATGCCGTTTGCTCCTTCTACTAGTTCCGACAATGCTCCTTAAGTCTCTTGGCGAAGATGTAATTTTTCACCCTGAAGGGGAGTTTGACTCGTATGAAGTCACCATTCCTGAGAAGCTGAGCTTCCGGGGAGAGGTGCAGGGTGTGGTCAGTCCCGTGTCCTACCTACTGCAGTTAAAAGGCAAGAAGCACGTCCTCCATTTGTGGCCCAAGAGACTTCTGTTGCCCCGACATCTGCGCGTTTTCTCCTTCACAGAACATGGGGAACTGCTGGAGGATCATCCTTACATACCAAAGGACTGCAACTACATGGGCTCCGTGAAAGAGTCTCTGGACTCTAAAGCTACTATAAGCACATGCATGGGGGGTCTCCGAGGTGTATTTAACATTGATGCCAAACATTACCAAATTGAGCCCCTCAAGGCCTCTCCCAGTTTTGAACATGTCGTCTATCTCCTGAAGAAAGAGCAGTTTGGGAATCAGGTTTGTGGCTTAAGTGATGATGAAATAGAATGGCAGATGGCCCCTTATGAGAATAAGGCGAGGCTAAGGGACTTTCCTGGATCCTATAAACACCCAAAGTACTTGGAATTGATCCTACTCTTTGATCAAAGTAGGTATAGGTTTGTGAACAACAATCTTTCTCAAGTCATACATGATGCCATTCTTTTGACTGGGATTATGGACACCTACTTTCAAGATGTTCGTATGAGGATACACTTAAAGGCTCTTGAAGTATGGACAGATTTTAACAAAATACGCGTTGGATATCCAGAGTTAGCTGAAGTTTTAGGCAGatttgtaatatataaaaaaagtgtATTAAATGCTCGCCTGTCATCAGATTGGGCACATTTatatcttcaaagaaaatataatgatgCTCTTGCATGGTCGTTTGGAAAAGTGTGTTCTCTAGAATATGCTGGATCAGTGAGTACTTTACTAGATACAAATATCCTTGCCCCTGCTACCTGGTCTGCTCATGAGCTGGGTCATGCTGTAGGAATGTCACATGATGAACAATACTGCCAATGTAGGGGTAGGCTTAATTGCATCATGGGCTCAGGACGCACTGGGTTTAGCAATTGCAgttatatctctttttttaaacatatctCTTCGGGAGCAACATGTCTAAATAATATCCCAGGACTAGGTTATGTGCTTAAGAGATGTGGAAACAAAATTGTGGAGGACAATGAGGAATGTGACTGTGGTTCCACAGAGGAGTGTCAGAAAGATCGGTGTTGCCAATCAAATTGTAAGTTGCAACCAGGTGCCAACTGTAGCATTGGACTTTGCTGTCATGATTGTCGGTTTCGTCCATCTGGATACGTGTGTAGGCAGGAAGGAAATGAATGTGACCTTGCAGAGTACTGCGACGGGAATTCAAGTTCCTGCCCAAATGACGTTTATAAGCAGGATGGAACCCCTTGCAAGTATGAAGGCCGTTGTTTCAGGAAGGGGTGCAGATCCAGATATATGCAGTGCCAAAGCATTTTTGGACCTGATGCCATGGAGGCTCCTAGTGAGTGCTATGATGCAGTTAACTTAATAGGTGATCAATTTGGTAACTGTGAGATTACAGGAATtcgaaattttaaaaagtgtgaaagTGCAAATTCAATATGTGGCAGGCTACAGTGTATAAATGTTGAAACCATCCCTGATTTGCCAGAGCATACGACTATAATTTCTACTCATTTACAGGCAGAAAATCTCATGTGCTGGGGCACAGGCTATCATCTATCCATGAAACCCATGGGAATACCTGACCTAGGTATGATAAATGATGGCACCTCCTGTGGAGAAGGCCgggtatgttttaaaaaaaattgcgtCAATAGCTCAGTCCTGCAGTTTGACTGTTTGCCTGAGAAATGCAATACCCGGGGTGTTTGCAACAACAGAAAAAACTGCCACTGCATGTATGGGTGGGCACCTCCATTCTGTGAGGAAGTGGGGTATGGAGGAAGCATTGACAGTGGGCCTCCAGGACTGCTCAGAGGGGCGATTCCCTCGTCAATTTGGGTTGTGTCCATCATAATGTTTCGCCTTATTTTATTAATCCTTTcagtggtttttgtgtttttccgGCAAGTGATAGGAAACCACTTAAAACCCAAACAGGAAAAAATGCCACTATCCAAAGCAAAAACTGAACAGGaagaatctaaaacaaaaactgtacaggaagaatctaaaacaaaaactgGACAGGAAGAATCTGAAGCAAAAACTGGACAGGAAGAATCTAAAGCAAAAACTGGACAGGAAGAATCTAAAGCAAACATTGAAAGTAAACGACCCAAAGCAAAGAGtgtcaagaaacaaaaaaagtaa